One genomic region from Leptospira tipperaryensis encodes:
- a CDS encoding LIC10415 family protein has translation MEVPLTNLISSAEKLIRDKRSSVSGRTASAQEGQGSLDKTEFSSGLTSRYLKIQETLSSLQGEFSKEQMKLGILNEGSTPNSELINILFGETPLFRELSENPDMDQAVLKEQIQDKKNKLTDSIRNLEVESENIFSVGMLKGQENFSKSLEAITGKGVQMKQLSEKTIERLIKE, from the coding sequence ATGGAAGTTCCACTCACAAATCTGATCAGCTCGGCTGAAAAACTCATCCGCGACAAACGGTCTTCCGTTAGCGGGAGAACTGCGTCTGCACAAGAAGGACAAGGAAGTCTGGACAAAACAGAATTTTCTTCGGGACTCACTTCCCGATACTTGAAAATCCAGGAAACCCTTTCCAGCCTGCAGGGAGAATTCTCCAAAGAACAGATGAAACTCGGAATTTTGAATGAAGGGAGCACGCCTAACAGCGAACTCATCAACATTCTTTTCGGAGAGACACCTTTGTTCAGAGAGTTATCGGAAAATCCGGATATGGATCAGGCCGTTCTAAAAGAGCAGATTCAAGATAAAAAGAATAAACTTACGGATTCGATCCGTAACTTGGAAGTAGAATCAGAGAACATTTTTTCAGTGGGAATGTTGAAAGGTCAGGAGAATTTCTCCAAATCCTTAGAAGCCATTACCGGAAAAGGCGTTCAGATGAAACAACTTTCCGAAAAAACCATAGAACGTTTGATTAAAGAATAA